Proteins encoded by one window of Arachis ipaensis cultivar K30076 chromosome B04, Araip1.1, whole genome shotgun sequence:
- the LOC107639476 gene encoding uncharacterized protein LOC107639476 isoform X1, producing MIKRRFYKVDHGGRDASDASSSSSDSEIEAEATDESESEDDEMLEPEVKQDNNDDDAGSASSGYKCEDSFGNDADANSSGLFLSEDDDGTLNERPKSKNKELSRRDHEVLEKKSKVLVDENKSVPVDALSYILKCKSVFKCRICPRIICLNEAMLRDHLQSKRHAHSEKLLNEGRLKAILNSDGEIENLDVSDVEANDTEDDEDKDHYKRQQQNKKKFKKKRDLNVNSRKMQSPKGSAKKKAKNEN from the exons ATGATAAAGAGGAGATTCTATAAGGTTGATCATGGTGGCCGGGATGCCTCAGATGCATCCTCTTCATCCTCTGACTCTGAGATAGAAGCTGAAGCAACTGATGAATCTGAATCCGAGGATGATGAAATGCTTGAACCTGAAGTAAAGCaggataataatgatgatgatgctgGCTCAGCATCCTCTG GATACAAATGTGAGGATAGTTTTGGAAATGATGCTGATGCCAACTCGTCAG GTTTGTTTTTAAGTGAAGATGATGATGGAACTTTAAATGAGAGACCAAAGAGCAAGAATAAAGAGTTGTCTAGACGTGATCATGAAGTATTGGAGAAAAAGTCTAAGGTCTtggtggatgaaaataaatcagTGCCAGTGGATGCATTGTCTTATATCTTAAAATGCAAGTCAGTTTTTAAGTGCAGGATATGTCCTAGGATTATCTGTTTGAATGAGGCAATGTTGAGGGATCACCTGCAGTCAAAG AGACATGCTCACTCGGAAAAGCTACTTAATGAAGGCAGACTAAAGGCCATTCTCAACAGTGATGGCGAAATTGAGAACCTAGATGTCTCAGATGTCGAAGCCAACGATACCGAG GATGATGAAGACAAGGATCATTACAAAAGACAGCAGCAGAATAAGAAGAAATTCAAGAAG AAAAGGGACCTTAATGTAAACTCAAGAAAAATGCAGTCACCGAAAGGTTCAGCCAAGAAAAAGGCAAAAAATGAGAACTGA
- the LOC107639476 gene encoding uncharacterized protein LOC107639476 isoform X2: protein MIKRRFYKVDHGGRDASDASSSSSDSEIEAEATDESESEDDEMLEPEVKQDNNDDDAGSASSGLFLSEDDDGTLNERPKSKNKELSRRDHEVLEKKSKVLVDENKSVPVDALSYILKCKSVFKCRICPRIICLNEAMLRDHLQSKRHAHSEKLLNEGRLKAILNSDGEIENLDVSDVEANDTEDDEDKDHYKRQQQNKKKFKKKRDLNVNSRKMQSPKGSAKKKAKNEN from the exons ATGATAAAGAGGAGATTCTATAAGGTTGATCATGGTGGCCGGGATGCCTCAGATGCATCCTCTTCATCCTCTGACTCTGAGATAGAAGCTGAAGCAACTGATGAATCTGAATCCGAGGATGATGAAATGCTTGAACCTGAAGTAAAGCaggataataatgatgatgatgctgGCTCAGCATCCTCTG GTTTGTTTTTAAGTGAAGATGATGATGGAACTTTAAATGAGAGACCAAAGAGCAAGAATAAAGAGTTGTCTAGACGTGATCATGAAGTATTGGAGAAAAAGTCTAAGGTCTtggtggatgaaaataaatcagTGCCAGTGGATGCATTGTCTTATATCTTAAAATGCAAGTCAGTTTTTAAGTGCAGGATATGTCCTAGGATTATCTGTTTGAATGAGGCAATGTTGAGGGATCACCTGCAGTCAAAG AGACATGCTCACTCGGAAAAGCTACTTAATGAAGGCAGACTAAAGGCCATTCTCAACAGTGATGGCGAAATTGAGAACCTAGATGTCTCAGATGTCGAAGCCAACGATACCGAG GATGATGAAGACAAGGATCATTACAAAAGACAGCAGCAGAATAAGAAGAAATTCAAGAAG AAAAGGGACCTTAATGTAAACTCAAGAAAAATGCAGTCACCGAAAGGTTCAGCCAAGAAAAAGGCAAAAAATGAGAACTGA
- the LOC107639476 gene encoding uncharacterized protein LOC107639476 isoform X3, translated as MIKRRFYKVDHGGRDASDASSSSSDSEIEAEATDESESEDDEMLEPEVKQDNNDDDAGSASSGYKCEDSFGNDADANSSGLFLSEDDDGTLNERPKSKNKELSRRDHEVLEKKSKVLVDENKSVPVDALSYILKCKSVFKCRICPRIICLNEAMLRDHLQSKRHAHSEKLLNEGRLKAILNSDGEIENLDVSDVEANDTELTHNFLG; from the exons ATGATAAAGAGGAGATTCTATAAGGTTGATCATGGTGGCCGGGATGCCTCAGATGCATCCTCTTCATCCTCTGACTCTGAGATAGAAGCTGAAGCAACTGATGAATCTGAATCCGAGGATGATGAAATGCTTGAACCTGAAGTAAAGCaggataataatgatgatgatgctgGCTCAGCATCCTCTG GATACAAATGTGAGGATAGTTTTGGAAATGATGCTGATGCCAACTCGTCAG GTTTGTTTTTAAGTGAAGATGATGATGGAACTTTAAATGAGAGACCAAAGAGCAAGAATAAAGAGTTGTCTAGACGTGATCATGAAGTATTGGAGAAAAAGTCTAAGGTCTtggtggatgaaaataaatcagTGCCAGTGGATGCATTGTCTTATATCTTAAAATGCAAGTCAGTTTTTAAGTGCAGGATATGTCCTAGGATTATCTGTTTGAATGAGGCAATGTTGAGGGATCACCTGCAGTCAAAG AGACATGCTCACTCGGAAAAGCTACTTAATGAAGGCAGACTAAAGGCCATTCTCAACAGTGATGGCGAAATTGAGAACCTAGATGTCTCAGATGTCGAAGCCAACGATACCGAG CTAACTCATAACTTTCTAGGATGA